TTGGCCATCTGCTGCAGCATCGCCGGGTCGCTCTGCATCTTCTCCAGCTGCTTGCGCAAATACGCTACTCCGATGAAAAATCCGGCAGCTCCGCCGGCAATTAAAGCAACAATAGCCGTAATCGCATACCACATGAGCCTTCACACCTCTTTAGCCGTTATCATATGTTCATTCCTTGATCATACCATGTCCGATATCTGCGCACAACTTGACGCCCTTAACGCGAAGGCTGCGCTTGGCCGACACTCTCCAGCACGATTACATAAGCACACTGTCAATGAACAGCGTATTATGCTTCGCCAGATCAATCTCCTTCACCTCGAGCTGATTGTCGATACTCTTGACGATGCGGACAATCGGCCTGCCAGGCAAGCCGCGATGCTGACCAACGACAACACCTGTCTCCTTCGACGACAGCCTGACCGAAGCCCCAGTCGGATAGACGGATACGGTTCGTAAAAATTGGACGACCGCGTTATGGTCGAGCTTCGTGCCGGCGAGCGCCGTCATCTTCTCGCATGCCTCATGCGGAAGCAGACGCCGTCCCCCCGACAAGTCGCTTAGCATGTTATCGTAGGTGTTTGCGACTGCGACAATTTTGGCATAGAGATGAATCTCATCTCCACCCAACCCACGCGGCTGTCCCAAGCCATCCATCGTCTCATGATGCTGGAACGCAACATGCGCAATCAACAGGTTCATCTCGCGCTTATGCTTCAGCACCTCGAAGCCACGCCATGCATGATGACGACGTGGGTCCCCGCATTGATCGTCTGTAATCTGCTCCAGCTTCCCCACATCGTGCAGCAGCGCGCCGATGGCGAGCTCCCGCAGCTGCGGCTCGGAGAGCCCGAGGTTAATGCCGATCAGCACGGACATCATGCAGACGTTAATCGCATGCAAGTAGCTGGCGTTATCCGTCGTACGAATATCCGTCAGCTGCACCAGCACTTCCTGGTTGGACATGATCTCCTTCAGCAGATCGTCCACACCCTTGTACAGCACCTTCGTATTGAATTCTTTGCCTGAGCGGATCGAGTTGAACGTCTCCCCCATCTGCTTCATAACCGCGCGCTTCGTCTCCTCCGAGATGACCTCGGGAATTTCCACATCCTCGAACTGCTCGTCCTGAATGTAGATCATCGTGACGCCGATCCGCCTCATCGTGTTGATCATATAGACGGTGAGCTGTACGCCTTCTGCAAGCAGCACCTGCCCATTTGCGGAGAAAATCGTTCGACCCAAATATTGTCCCGGCTCCACGTTATCTACATGTACATACCTCATCAGGCTTCTCCTCCCGCAGCATGACCTTCCAGCCTTAACAAAAAGGTCTTCACCTCAAGACCTCCGCCGTAGCCGACCATACCGCCTCCAGCTCCGATTACACGGTGACATGGCACTATGATCGGTACCGGATTGCGGTTATTGGCTCCACCTACCGCACGTACAGCCTTCGGCGCTCCAAGTCGCTCGGCTATATCCTTGTACGCACATACAGTACCGAACGGCACCGTCCGCAATGCGTCCCATACACTCAGTTGAAAGGAGGTACCCCTCAGCTCAAGCGGGGTGGTGAACCGGTCCAGCTGTCCTGCAAAATACGCCTCCAGCTCTTCCCGTGCTTGTCCCGCGCTTCCGGCGTCAGGCTCCCAGCAGCTTGTGCCGAACCAGCGCTTCGACCAAGCCTCGAGCGTTAACCGATTCGATTCGAACGGCCCGAAGTCGATCTGGCACAGCGCCCCGGACGGACTTATGCCGAGCGTCAGCGTCCCGATCGGAGACGACAGCTCCTCATACCGAATGATGTCCACCCGTATTCCCCCTATCGTTCCCGTCCTTGTCAGCCTCGTCCATCTCACCCAGACGAACAAGCGCCTTCTTCAGCTCTCGACGTAACGCTTCATCCGTCTCGCGTCGCAACGCCTCACGCAGCGCCCCCTTGGCAGCGTCCCCGCCGATCTGCCCGAGCGACCACGCGGCCGAGCCGCGAATCTCGGGGCGCTCGTCCGTCTTCAATAGCCGCACGAGGTCCGGTACGCTGTCCACATCGCGGAAATTGCCTAGTGCCAGCACCGCATTGCGCTGAATCGGCTTCTTCCCGCGCCAGGCGGCCGCGCTAGAGCCGAATCGCTCCTTGAACTCGCGATTCGTCATCTGAAGCAGCGGTCTGAGCAGCGGCTTCACCAGCTCCGGATCAGGCGTCAGCTCGGGATGGTGGTCCGCATGAATTCCTTTATTCTTGGGACAGACGATCTGGCACGTATCGCAGCCGTACAGTCGGTTGCCAATCTTCCGCTTCAGCTCGTCGTCCTCGATCATTCCCTTCGTCTGCGTCACATACGAGATGCACCGCTGCGCATTGAGCTGTCCGTGACCGACGAGGGCGGACGTCGGGCATGCATCGATGCAGATGGTGCAATCTCCGCAGCTATCGAGGACAGGCGTATCCGGTGAGAACGGAATATTCGTCACCAGCTCGCCCAAGTATACCCAGGAGCCCCACTCGGGGGTAATAACCGAGCAATTGCGGCCAACCCATCCGATGCCCGCCCGCTCAGCAACCGCCCGATCGACCAGCACGCCAGTATCGACCATACTCACGATGAGCGCCTCCGGCACACGTGTCTTGAGCCAGTCCTCCACCCGCTTCAATCGATCGCGCAGCACATGATGATAATCTTGCCCCCACGCCGAACGGGATAGCATCCCCCTGTACGCACCGGGCTCCGACCGTGGCGGCGACTTCAGCTTCGACGGATAGGCGACCGCTATCGATATAATGGAGCGGGCTGTAGCAAGCGTCAGTGAAGGGTCTGTACGCTTATCCAGATCCGGCTCCTCGAAGCCGGACTCGTAACCCTTCTGCCTGTGCCTTACGAGCACATCCTTCAGCTGGCTGAACGGCTCCGCACTGGCGAAGCCGAGCTTATCGACGCCAAGGCTGAACGCCTGTGCCCTCAGCTCCTCCTTCAGCAGCAGCCAGGCTGCCTCACTCGTCTCGAGCATGCTGTTCATAAGCTCCTCCAATGCTTCGGCGGCCACACGATATACTCCACCCTGCCTTGAACGAGATCAGCCGGTATAGAGCCGAAGCTGCGGCTATCCTTGCTGGCGTAGGCTTTGCGATTGTCCCCCATAATGAAGAGATGTTCAGGGGCAACAAGCAGAGGCTCCATACGCCCCTCCAATATAGGGGAATCCGTATACGGCTCGACCGCCGGCTTTCCATTAATAAGAAGTATGCCTTTACGTATATGCACTTCATCACCTGCAACGGCGACAACCCGCTTGACGATATATGGGAACGACAGCTCGCTGTCTTCGCCTATCGGCTTGCGAAGGACAACGATCTCGCCCCGCTGCGTCTTGCCGACATATCGCGCCGCCAGCTTATTCACGAGCACCCATTGGCCGTCCTTAAGCGTCGGCTCCATCGAGATGCCCTTCACCGCGTATAACTGAAAGCCGTACTGATAGACGAGTACGGCGATGATGCATGAAACGAGCAGCAGTGTGAAGCTTCCTCTAAGCCGTCTGTTCCATATATGGTGTTTATTATGCTCCGTCGCTGCTGTTGTCATCGGGGTCTTGGGCTTTTTTACAGGAAAGAGTCTCATCCGATCCCTCCGTCTGAACGCTCGAATCCAGCCACAGCTGATAATAATGCTTCACCAGATCATCCTGCAGTGGAGGCTTCCCCTCTCGTACCCGCTGCAGCAGCTTCGACAAGCCTTGCTTCACCTTGACATGGACGACCTCTGAGTAATGGTACAACAGCTTATGTCTCTCGTACTCCTCCTGGTCGACGACGTGAATATCGCCAGCGGGCATTCGAATAACGTCCAGATCATAATCAATATACGTAATGACGCGACCGTTCACGTAGGGGGGAGAAGCAATATTACAATAGTAGCGGACTCCCTGCTCCTCCATGAGCGCGACGATATTAAACCATTCACCGGGGATGAAGAACGATACGCCGGGAACCCGGCTCACCCACTCCTTACCGTCGGCCTCCACAATCTTCGTCTGACTATTAATGAATACAAGCATCGCTTGCTCCGCATGCGAAGCATCGAGAAGACGGTCCGGCACACGCCAGTTTTCCAGCCACATCCGATGCAGATGCCCGTCATGCTTAAAACTTTTGATAATATAGGATGTGAAAGCTTCCATGAGGACCAGACCCTTCTGCTTCGGTATCGGACAAGCTCGACTGTCAGCCTAAGCCCATGCGCCAGCTCTTCCCTCTAGCATAAACGTATGGGGGACCGCTTTCAAGGGAAACACAACGCTGCACGCAAAAAAAGCACAACCGTGAAGCCAGGGCCTCCGGTTATGCTTATATAAGCGATGTTAGGCGAGAATGCCGCTAGCCTGCGACAATACTCAGACGGTGAGCCGCTCGGGAGAAATCGTCCGGCTGGTAGCCAGCCTTCTCATAGACAGGCAGTACCACTTCGTTATGCGTATCGACCGTTACCATGATCCTGTGCACCTTACGACCGACAAACCGCTGACGCAGCGCTTCGATCAACGCTTGTCCAATACCGCGGCGCTGGTGATCCTGACCGACAGCGATCCGGTAGAAATACGCCTTCTCCTTATCGATCGTACCGACGACGACGCCGACGATCTCCTCATTCTCCTCAGCTACGAGAATCAGCTCGCTATCCCAAGCCAGCTGTCTGCCGAAGGCCTTCATCGTTTCTGTATAACACTCGTCACACAACACATTTTGAAGCAGGTTCGTCACGGCCACCGAATCAGACAATTGAAAAGAACGCACTTGATACGAGGTTACAAGCATGCTGCACTCTCCCTACCGCTCTATAGAGTAATTCCATAATCAATAAGCCCTACCCGGGCCTTCTAATGACCACTCAACTTCACATTATAGTAAAATACGACAAATATCGCGAAATTCCTGCTTATACGGCGAAAAAAAGAAGATTATTTTAATTTTATTTTAATTTTCTCGAGAAAGCGCTTTATATTAAGCGTTTTCATAAGAGCTTCGTATAAAAGCTGATACACACTGTCATTTCTACAGCCTGCGAGAATGCTGCCGCACTCTCCGCCTTTGGCGGCT
Above is a genomic segment from Paenibacillus sp. YYML68 containing:
- the lepB gene encoding signal peptidase I — translated: MTTAATEHNKHHIWNRRLRGSFTLLLVSCIIAVLVYQYGFQLYAVKGISMEPTLKDGQWVLVNKLAARYVGKTQRGEIVVLRKPIGEDSELSFPYIVKRVVAVAGDEVHIRKGILLINGKPAVEPYTDSPILEGRMEPLLVAPEHLFIMGDNRKAYASKDSRSFGSIPADLVQGRVEYIVWPPKHWRSL
- a CDS encoding HD-GYP domain-containing protein; this translates as MRYVHVDNVEPGQYLGRTIFSANGQVLLAEGVQLTVYMINTMRRIGVTMIYIQDEQFEDVEIPEVISEETKRAVMKQMGETFNSIRSGKEFNTKVLYKGVDDLLKEIMSNQEVLVQLTDIRTTDNASYLHAINVCMMSVLIGINLGLSEPQLRELAIGALLHDVGKLEQITDDQCGDPRRHHAWRGFEVLKHKREMNLLIAHVAFQHHETMDGLGQPRGLGGDEIHLYAKIVAVANTYDNMLSDLSGGRRLLPHEACEKMTALAGTKLDHNAVVQFLRTVSVYPTGASVRLSSKETGVVVGQHRGLPGRPIVRIVKSIDNQLEVKEIDLAKHNTLFIDSVLM
- a CDS encoding GNAT family N-acetyltransferase, which codes for MLVTSYQVRSFQLSDSVAVTNLLQNVLCDECYTETMKAFGRQLAWDSELILVAEENEEIVGVVVGTIDKEKAYFYRIAVGQDHQRRGIGQALIEALRQRFVGRKVHRIMVTVDTHNEVVLPVYEKAGYQPDDFSRAAHRLSIVAG
- the queG gene encoding tRNA epoxyqueuosine(34) reductase QueG — its product is MNSMLETSEAAWLLLKEELRAQAFSLGVDKLGFASAEPFSQLKDVLVRHRQKGYESGFEEPDLDKRTDPSLTLATARSIISIAVAYPSKLKSPPRSEPGAYRGMLSRSAWGQDYHHVLRDRLKRVEDWLKTRVPEALIVSMVDTGVLVDRAVAERAGIGWVGRNCSVITPEWGSWVYLGELVTNIPFSPDTPVLDSCGDCTICIDACPTSALVGHGQLNAQRCISYVTQTKGMIEDDELKRKIGNRLYGCDTCQIVCPKNKGIHADHHPELTPDPELVKPLLRPLLQMTNREFKERFGSSAAAWRGKKPIQRNAVLALGNFRDVDSVPDLVRLLKTDERPEIRGSAAWSLGQIGGDAAKGALREALRRETDEALRRELKKALVRLGEMDEADKDGNDRGNTGGHHSV
- a CDS encoding YneF family protein encodes the protein MWYAITAIVALIAGGAAGFFIGVAYLRKQLEKMQSDPAMLQQMAKQMGYNLDKKQMQKMQQMMKNQKFRP
- a CDS encoding DUF402 domain-containing protein gives rise to the protein MEAFTSYIIKSFKHDGHLHRMWLENWRVPDRLLDASHAEQAMLVFINSQTKIVEADGKEWVSRVPGVSFFIPGEWFNIVALMEEQGVRYYCNIASPPYVNGRVITYIDYDLDVIRMPAGDIHVVDQEEYERHKLLYHYSEVVHVKVKQGLSKLLQRVREGKPPLQDDLVKHYYQLWLDSSVQTEGSDETLSCKKAQDPDDNSSDGA
- a CDS encoding methylated-DNA--[protein]-cysteine S-methyltransferase, giving the protein MDIIRYEELSSPIGTLTLGISPSGALCQIDFGPFESNRLTLEAWSKRWFGTSCWEPDAGSAGQAREELEAYFAGQLDRFTTPLELRGTSFQLSVWDALRTVPFGTVCAYKDIAERLGAPKAVRAVGGANNRNPVPIIVPCHRVIGAGGGMVGYGGGLEVKTFLLRLEGHAAGGEA